One genomic segment of Amycolatopsis granulosa includes these proteins:
- a CDS encoding NAD-dependent succinate-semialdehyde dehydrogenase: protein MTLDGVPRQLFLAGQWRDAADGSRFGVHDPGTEQQLCEVSDAQDADVAEAIEAATAKQEEWAATPPRERGEILRRAWQLMTDRADELARLMTLEMGKSLAESAAEVTYAAEFFRWFSEEAVRVDGRYSRSPAGGGRVIVSKHPVGPCILVTPWNFPLAMGTRKIGPAIAAGCTMIVKPAQLTPLSMLNLAGLLKEAGLPDGVLSVLPSTSASRVVNPALADPRIRKLSFTGSTEVGRKLVEQCSPNLQRMSMELGGNAPFLMFGDADLDAAVQGAVTAKMRNNGESCVAANRFHVHSSVSGEFVRRLTDAMSSLKVGHGTEDGVQVGPLINAEQRDKVVELVEDALSRGARATTGGKALDGDGFFYAPTVLADVPPDARILREEVFGPVAPVTTFEDEDEAVRLANDTEFGLVAYVFTRDLDRAIRVGERMATGMVGLNTGLVSNASAPFGGVKASGFGREGGAEGIEEYLDVKYLALALNES from the coding sequence GCGTCAGCTCTTCCTCGCCGGCCAGTGGCGGGACGCCGCGGACGGCAGCCGCTTCGGCGTGCACGACCCCGGGACCGAACAGCAGCTGTGCGAGGTGTCCGACGCCCAGGACGCCGACGTCGCCGAGGCGATCGAGGCGGCCACCGCGAAGCAGGAGGAGTGGGCCGCCACGCCGCCGCGTGAGCGGGGCGAGATCCTGCGCCGCGCGTGGCAGCTGATGACCGACCGCGCCGACGAGCTGGCCCGGCTGATGACGCTGGAGATGGGCAAGAGCCTGGCGGAGTCGGCGGCGGAGGTCACCTATGCCGCCGAGTTCTTCCGGTGGTTCTCCGAGGAAGCGGTACGCGTCGACGGGCGGTACTCGCGCAGCCCGGCCGGAGGTGGCCGCGTCATCGTCTCCAAGCACCCGGTGGGGCCGTGCATCCTGGTGACACCGTGGAACTTCCCGCTGGCGATGGGCACGCGCAAGATCGGACCGGCCATCGCCGCGGGCTGCACGATGATCGTGAAGCCCGCGCAGCTGACGCCGTTGTCGATGCTGAACCTCGCCGGGCTGCTCAAGGAGGCCGGCCTGCCCGACGGTGTGCTGAGCGTGCTGCCCAGCACCTCCGCCAGCCGGGTGGTGAACCCCGCGCTCGCCGACCCGCGGATCCGCAAACTGTCCTTCACCGGCTCCACCGAGGTCGGCCGCAAACTGGTCGAGCAGTGCTCGCCCAACCTGCAGCGGATGTCGATGGAACTGGGCGGCAACGCACCGTTCCTGATGTTCGGGGACGCGGACCTGGACGCGGCCGTGCAGGGCGCGGTCACGGCGAAGATGCGCAACAACGGCGAGTCGTGCGTCGCGGCGAACCGGTTCCACGTGCACTCCTCGGTGTCCGGCGAGTTCGTGCGGCGGCTGACCGACGCCATGTCGTCGCTGAAGGTCGGGCACGGCACCGAGGACGGCGTGCAGGTCGGGCCGTTGATCAACGCCGAACAGCGGGACAAGGTCGTCGAGCTGGTCGAGGACGCCCTGTCCCGCGGCGCACGCGCCACCACCGGCGGCAAGGCGCTCGACGGTGACGGCTTCTTCTACGCGCCGACGGTGCTCGCCGACGTCCCGCCGGACGCGCGCATCCTGCGCGAGGAGGTGTTCGGCCCGGTCGCGCCCGTCACCACGTTCGAGGACGAGGACGAGGCGGTCCGGCTCGCCAACGACACCGAGTTCGGGCTGGTGGCCTACGTGTTCACCCGCGACCTCGACCGGGCCATCCGCGTCGGCGAGCGGATGGCGACCGGGATGGTGGGACTCAACACCGGTCTGGTGTCGAACGCGTCCGCGCCCTTCGGCGG